A genome region from Triticum aestivum cultivar Chinese Spring chromosome 2B, IWGSC CS RefSeq v2.1, whole genome shotgun sequence includes the following:
- the LOC123044551 gene encoding sugar transport protein MST6, with the protein MAGGAVVNTGGGKDYPGKLTMFVLFACIVAATGGLIFGYDIGISGGVTSMNPFLMKFFPGVYHKEQEAEWNQSNQYCKFDSQLLTMFTSSLYLAALVASFFAATVTRVAGRKWSMFAGGVTFLVGAALNGAAKNVLMLILGRVLLGIGVGFANQSVPVYLSEMAPARLRGMLNIGFQLMVTIGILCANLINYGTAKIKGGWGWRVSLALAAVPAGIIAIGALFLPDTPNSLIDRGYTEDAKKMLRRVRGTDDVEEEYSDLVAASEESKLVSHPWRNILQRRYRPQLTFAIAIPFFQQLTGINVIMFYAPVLFKTLGFADDASLMSAVITGLVNVFATFVSIVTVDRLGRRKLFLQGGTQMLACQIVVGSLIGAKFGFTGVADIPKGYAAFVVFFICAYVAGFAWSWGPLGWLVPSEIFPLEIRSAGQSITVSMNMLCTFIIAQAFLPMLCRFKFMLFFFFGAWVVVMTLFVAYFLPETKNVPIEEMVLVWKAHWYWGRFIRDEDVHVGGADVEMRSNGKVQAAKLP; encoded by the exons GTGGCGTGACGTCCATGAACCCCTTCCTGATGAAGTTCTTCCCCGGCGTGTACCACaaggagcaggaggcggagtggAACCAGAGCAACCAGTACTGCAAGTTCGACAGCCAGCTGCTCACCATGTTCACCTCCTCGCTCTACCTCGCCGCGCTCGTCGCTTCCTTCTTCGCCGCCACCGTCACCCGCGTCGCCGGCCGCAAGTGGTCCATGTTCGCCGGCGGGGTCACCTTCCTCGTCGGCGCCGCGCTCAACGGCGCAGCCAAGAACGTCCTCATGCTCATCCTCGGGCGCGTCCTGCTCGGCATTGGGGTCGGCTTCGCCAACCAG TCGGTGCCGGTGTACCTGTCGGAGATGGCGCCGGCGAGGCTGCGGGGGATGCTCAACATCGGGTTCCAGCTGATGGTCACGATCGGCATCCTGTGCGCGAACCTGATCAACTACGGGACGGCCAAGATCAAGGGCGGGTGGGGCTGGCGCGTGAGCCTCGCGCTGGCCGCGGTGCCGGCCGGAATCATCGCCATCGGCGCGCTCTTCCTCCCCGACACCCCCAACTCCCTCATCGACCGCGGCTACACCGAGGACGCCAAGAAGATGCTCCGGCGCGTGCGCGGCACGGACGATGTGGAGGAGGAGTACAGCGACCTGGTGGCCGCCAGCGAGGAGTCCAAGCTCGTGAGCCACCCGTGGCGCAACATCCTCCAGCGCCGCTACCGGCCGCAGCTCACCTTCGCCATCGCGATCCCCTTCTTCCAGCAGCTCACCGGCATCAACGTCATCATGTTCTACGCGCCCGTGCTCTTCAAGACGCTGGGGTTCGCCGACGACGCGTCCCTCATGTCCGCCGTCATCACCGGCCTCGTCAACGTCTTCGCCACCTTCGTGTCCATCGTGACCGTGGACCGGCTGGGCCGGCGCAAGCTCTTCCTGCAGGGCGGCACCCAGATGCTGGCCTGCCAGATCGTGGTGGGCAGCCTGATTGGCGCCAAGTTCGGGTTCACCGGCGTGGCCGACATCCCCAAGGGGTACGCGGCGTTCGTGGTGTTCTTCATCTGCGCGTACGTGGCCGGGTTCGCGTGGTCCTGGGGCCCGCTGGGGTGGCTCGTCCCCAGCGAGATCTTCCCGCTGGAGATCAGGTCGGCGGGGCAGAGCATCACGGTGTCGATGAACATGCTGTGCACCTTCATCATCGCGCAGGCGTTCCTCCCCATGCTCTGCCGCTTCAAGTtcatgctcttcttcttcttcggcgcgTGGGTGGTCGTCATGACCCTCTTCGTCGCCTACTTCCTGCCGGAGACCAAGAACGTGCCCATCGAGGAGATGGTGCTCGTGTGGAAGGCGCACTGGTACTGGGGCCGCTTCATCCGCGACGAGGACGTGCACGTCGGCGGCGCAGACGTCGAGATGCGCTCCAACGGCAAGGTCCAGGCTGCCAAGCTCCCGTGA